A region of Haliotis asinina isolate JCU_RB_2024 chromosome 7, JCU_Hal_asi_v2, whole genome shotgun sequence DNA encodes the following proteins:
- the LOC137291024 gene encoding GATA-type zinc finger protein 1-like, which yields MKTDYQPFFSSTVSQCTRATRKDTGSPCKSLQTDSVTRAADCSVKLNHIDSGQDTQYKNRSPNPGNAGERQVLTQTPRGNGKEVNSGGGESRGTRSVTPRSRRKARKPKKPQKSAACWDPNFRGVTMWFTTLVDGDRAQLRISSFFSKTTGKKKSFMGTKCRRKRSDSVSECKSSSDNDDFRETFPAMNFGAKVCASCGTRRTPLWRDAEDGTPLCNACGIRYRKYRVRCSKCWHIPKKDSKTYPSCSVCGGMLRFHQNRKLW from the exons ATGAAAACGGACTACCAACCGTTTTTTTCTTCTACTGTATCACAATGTACGCGGGCGACCAGAAAGGACACGGGATCACCATGCAAGTCCTTGCAGACAGATTCAGTGACAAGAGCAGCGGACTGTTCTGTTAAACTTAATCATATTGATTCTGGACAAGATACCCAATACAAAAACCG GTCTCCGAACCCCGGGAATGCAGGGGAGAGACAAGTGCTCACACAAACGCCACGAGGAAATGGTAAAGAAGTCAACAGCGGTGGCGGGGAATCAAGGGGCACGCGGTCTGTAACACCCCGATCCAGAAGGAAAGCTCGGAAGCCGAAGAAGCCCCAGAAGAGTGCGGCATGTTGGGACCCCAACTTCCGTGGCGTGACGATGTGGTTCACTACTCTGGTGGATGGGGACAGGGCTCAACTCAGGATATCGTCCTTCTTCAG CAAAACGACGGGTAAGAAAAAATCATTCATGGGAACCAAATGCCGGCGGAAGCGCAGCGACTCTGTATCTGAATGCAAGAGCAGCTCTGATAATGATGACTTCCGCGAGACATTTCCCGCTATGAACTTCGGAG CCAAGGTATGTGCATCCTGTGGGACTCGCCGCACGCCCCTGTGGCGAGACGCAGAGGACGGCACGCCGCTGTGCAATGCCTGTGGAATCAG ATACAGAAAATATCGAGTGCGTTGCAGCAAGTGTTGGCACATCCCCAAGAAAGACAGTAAGACCTATCCATCATGCTCTGTCTGTGGTGGCATGCTGCGCTTCCATCAGAACCGGAAACTCTGGTAG